A region from the Brachyspira hampsonii genome encodes:
- a CDS encoding DMT family transporter, translating into MLNVLLVIIGSIAYGFLPIFVKNIIAHNYSSLSIVFYRYFLTAIFLFIIIIVSKKSFKITKRQFIELLIFSITGLGLTFFFLSKSLLYISAGLSNMIHFGYPVIVLLVMIFIFKENANILKILSIVFAVVGIVMLTQVVEVESFLGVIYALITTVTYGSYIVANKRCSFSEVDTIVSLFYMSLFVSVSFFIAGMFTGSLQVLNNLYVFGNFAVISLVCTIFSLGLLLYGVKKLGSSLASILNMFEPTTTVIASIFIYKEELTVNIIIGSVLIILSTISMVIGSKK; encoded by the coding sequence ATGTTAAATGTTTTACTAGTTATAATAGGATCTATTGCTTATGGATTTTTGCCGATTTTTGTTAAAAATATTATAGCACATAATTATTCATCGCTTTCAATAGTTTTTTATAGATATTTTCTTACAGCAATTTTTTTATTTATAATTATAATAGTTTCAAAGAAAAGTTTTAAAATAACAAAAAGACAGTTTATAGAATTATTAATATTTAGCATTACAGGTCTTGGACTTACATTTTTCTTTTTATCTAAATCATTATTATATATATCTGCAGGTTTAAGCAATATGATACATTTCGGATATCCTGTTATAGTTCTGCTTGTAATGATATTTATATTTAAAGAAAATGCTAACATATTAAAAATTCTTTCTATAGTATTTGCCGTTGTAGGAATAGTAATGCTTACTCAGGTTGTAGAAGTAGAATCATTTTTGGGAGTAATATATGCCTTAATAACTACTGTAACTTATGGTTCTTACATAGTAGCTAATAAGAGATGCAGTTTTTCTGAAGTTGATACTATAGTTTCGCTTTTTTATATGTCATTATTTGTGTCTGTATCTTTTTTTATAGCGGGAATGTTTACAGGTTCTTTGCAGGTACTTAATAATTTATATGTGTTTGGAAATTTTGCTGTAATATCTTTAGTATGTACAATATTTTCTCTTGGACTTTTACTTTACGGAGTTAAAAAATTAGGCTCTTCTCTTGCATCAATACTTAATATGTTTGAACCGACTACTACAGTTATCGCTTCTATTTTTATATATAAAGAAGAGCTGACAGTTAATATTATCATAGGATCTGTTTTAATAATACTTTCTACTATAAGTATGGTGATAGGAAGTAAAAAATAA
- the feoB gene encoding ferrous iron transport protein B, with the protein MKLTELDIEEGFVVDKVATDGEIRQRIIEMGFTPGAKGWVVRKAPLGDPIQVHIMDYEISLRKSEANGIEVAKSDVEIKKERVLKPIEHKEHKELKDLDDSLIESKSDIEKKIKVPSNNTKFKIALAGNPNSGKTTIFNALTGANYKVANYPGVTVEKRQANMLYNGYTYDLIDLPGVYSLSAYSQDEVVACDVLLNEKPDFIINVIDSTNLERNLYLTLQLVELGIPIVCVLNMYEHAEKNGVHIDENNLSELFKFPVMKVHGNKYESVVRILEKIEQMHTSGNKLHRDSAIRYGEEVENSIKNIVDTMHGDISEIHKRWLAIKTLEKDERAIHSIRRECNNGGEVIEVLNKEIIKLETSMNAKTDSIMADKRYSYIRGALQEAVHKDNIQAFNFTEAADVIFLNKWLGLPIFLVVLWLIFKVTFTVGAYPQSWLEAGIGALSGFVGSLLPEGSLIQSVIVDGVIGGVGAVLSFLPLVLILFTGISFLEDCGYMARAAFLMDKIMHKLGLHGQSFIPLFLGFGCTIPAVMAARTLRSKKDRVVTILITTFMSCGARLPVYILFIGAFFAPKMAASVMFSIYMIGVLMAFIMAFIFRKAFFKGEETPFVMELPPYRIPRAKAVLRHMFDRGWMYIKKAGTYVFGASVIIWALMTFPQYSPTDEDNARLMQEAKSLAISHGLDANDEEVITAEYDRLVASEGLRNSYAGKIGTFIEPVLKPLGFDWRIGIGLVAGGAAKEVLVSTIAQIKSIEDGDEAVLTESLQNDPVFNPVVAYTLLLFVLLYFPCFAAIGVIGTEIGNKWIPFLVIYTLSVAWIVSFAFYQIAGRIAGII; encoded by the coding sequence ATGAAATTAACAGAATTAGATATTGAAGAAGGTTTCGTTGTTGATAAAGTAGCCACTGACGGTGAGATTAGACAAAGAATTATAGAAATGGGATTTACTCCGGGAGCAAAAGGCTGGGTTGTTAGAAAAGCACCTTTAGGAGATCCTATACAAGTTCATATTATGGACTATGAAATTTCTCTTAGGAAATCTGAAGCTAATGGGATAGAAGTTGCTAAATCAGATGTTGAGATAAAAAAAGAAAGAGTATTAAAGCCTATAGAACATAAGGAACATAAAGAGCTTAAAGATTTAGATGATTCTTTAATAGAAAGTAAAAGCGATATAGAAAAGAAAATAAAAGTTCCTTCTAATAATACTAAATTTAAGATAGCTTTAGCAGGAAATCCAAATTCTGGAAAAACAACTATATTCAATGCTTTAACTGGTGCTAATTATAAAGTTGCTAATTATCCCGGTGTAACGGTAGAAAAAAGACAGGCTAATATGCTTTATAATGGCTATACTTATGATTTAATTGATTTACCGGGTGTTTATAGTTTGAGTGCTTATTCTCAAGATGAGGTAGTTGCATGCGATGTTTTACTTAATGAAAAACCTGATTTTATAATAAATGTTATAGATTCTACAAATTTGGAGAGGAATCTTTATCTTACATTGCAGCTTGTAGAATTAGGCATTCCTATAGTATGCGTTCTAAATATGTATGAGCATGCTGAAAAAAATGGTGTTCATATAGATGAAAATAATTTGAGCGAGCTTTTCAAATTTCCTGTTATGAAAGTTCATGGAAATAAATATGAAAGCGTTGTTAGAATATTAGAGAAAATAGAGCAGATGCATACTTCTGGAAATAAGCTTCATAGAGATTCTGCTATAAGATATGGCGAAGAAGTAGAAAACTCTATAAAAAATATTGTAGATACTATGCATGGTGATATAAGCGAGATTCATAAAAGATGGCTTGCTATTAAAACTTTAGAAAAAGACGAAAGAGCTATTCATTCTATAAGAAGAGAATGCAATAACGGCGGAGAGGTAATAGAAGTTTTAAATAAGGAAATAATTAAATTAGAAACTTCTATGAATGCCAAAACAGATTCTATAATGGCTGACAAAAGATATTCATATATAAGAGGAGCTTTGCAGGAGGCGGTTCATAAGGATAATATACAGGCATTTAATTTTACAGAGGCTGCTGATGTAATATTTTTAAATAAATGGCTTGGACTTCCAATATTCTTAGTTGTATTATGGCTTATATTTAAAGTAACATTCACAGTAGGAGCTTATCCTCAGAGCTGGCTTGAAGCTGGAATAGGGGCATTATCTGGTTTTGTAGGCAGTTTGCTTCCTGAAGGCAGTTTGATACAGTCGGTTATTGTTGATGGTGTTATAGGCGGAGTTGGTGCGGTATTATCTTTCCTTCCATTAGTATTGATATTATTCACAGGGATTTCATTTTTGGAAGACTGCGGTTATATGGCTAGGGCTGCTTTTCTAATGGATAAAATAATGCATAAATTAGGTTTGCATGGTCAGTCATTTATACCGCTTTTTTTAGGTTTCGGATGTACAATTCCCGCAGTTATGGCGGCTAGAACATTAAGAAGTAAAAAGGATAGGGTAGTAACTATATTGATTACTACATTTATGAGCTGCGGTGCGAGACTTCCTGTTTATATATTATTTATTGGTGCTTTCTTTGCTCCCAAAATGGCTGCTTCTGTAATGTTCAGTATATATATGATTGGTGTATTGATGGCTTTTATAATGGCATTTATATTTAGAAAAGCATTTTTCAAAGGAGAGGAAACTCCTTTCGTAATGGAACTTCCTCCATATAGAATACCAAGAGCTAAAGCTGTATTAAGACATATGTTTGACAGAGGCTGGATGTATATTAAAAAAGCCGGTACTTATGTATTTGGTGCTTCTGTTATAATATGGGCTTTAATGACATTCCCTCAGTACAGTCCTACAGATGAAGATAATGCAAGACTTATGCAGGAGGCTAAATCATTGGCTATTAGTCATGGATTAGATGCTAATGATGAAGAGGTTATTACTGCTGAATATGACAGATTAGTCGCTTCTGAAGGTTTAAGAAATAGTTATGCAGGAAAAATAGGTACATTTATAGAGCCAGTATTAAAGCCTTTAGGTTTTGATTGGAGAATAGGTATCGGACTTGTTGCAGGCGGGGCTGCCAAAGAGGTACTAGTTTCTACTATAGCACAGATTAAATCTATAGAAGACGGAGATGAGGCTGTACTTACAGAATCATTACAGAATGATCCGGTATTTAATCCTGTAGTAGCATATACATTACTGCTTTTTGTACTGCTTTATTTTCCTTGTTTTGCTGCAATTGGGGTCATAGGGACAGAGATTGGTAATAAATGGATTCCTTTCTTAGTAATTTATACCTTGTCAGTTGCTTGGATAGTAAGTTTTGCTTTCTATCAGATTGCCGGAAGAATTGCAGGTATTATATAG
- a CDS encoding Rpn family recombination-promoting nuclease/putative transposase, whose translation MKDFNKLKQILNEPITINNLNRINDYFVRYLFSHDGNENIALNFINAVFKDLNFETFNKIEILNPFNISENYDEKESIVDIKATTETGITVLIEIQSRGNEDFIKRALYYWAYNYSSSLNRGSFYDGLKPTVSINITNFILTDEDKVHSCYVLKELNNNKILTDHCQLHFLELPKFNLKDISAIESLDNIHKEFISWIKFFKGEDMSILMKENTIFEEVEKKCLTFVNDSPVMDKYKKREVDTYFFNKSMELDIKKAKEEGIKEGIKENQILTAKNMKKENIDINIISKITGLSIQEIENL comes from the coding sequence ATGAAAGATTTTAATAAGTTAAAGCAAATATTAAATGAACCTATTACAATAAATAATTTAAATAGAATTAATGATTATTTTGTACGCTATTTATTTTCGCATGATGGCAATGAAAATATAGCTTTAAATTTCATTAATGCCGTATTTAAAGATTTAAACTTTGAAACTTTTAATAAAATAGAAATACTTAATCCTTTTAATATATCAGAAAACTATGATGAAAAAGAATCAATAGTCGATATAAAAGCTACTACAGAAACAGGTATCACTGTTTTAATAGAGATACAATCAAGAGGAAATGAAGATTTTATAAAAAGAGCTTTATACTATTGGGCTTATAATTATAGTTCTAGTTTAAATAGAGGTTCTTTTTATGATGGATTAAAACCTACTGTAAGTATTAATATTACAAACTTTATACTTACAGATGAAGATAAAGTGCATAGCTGTTATGTTTTAAAAGAATTAAACAATAATAAAATTCTAACAGATCATTGTCAATTGCATTTCCTTGAACTTCCTAAATTCAATTTAAAAGATATTTCTGCAATAGAAAGTTTAGATAATATACATAAAGAATTCATTTCTTGGATAAAATTTTTTAAGGGGGAAGACATGTCTATTTTAATGAAAGAAAATACTATATTTGAAGAGGTAGAAAAAAAATGCCTCACTTTTGTTAATGATAGTCCAGTAATGGATAAATATAAAAAACGAGAAGTAGATACATATTTCTTTAATAAGAGTATGGAGTTAGATATAAAGAAGGCTAAAGAAGAAGGTATTAAAGAAGGTATTAAAGAAAATCAAATATTAACAGCTAAAAATATGAAAAAAGAAAATATAGATATTAATATTATAAGTAAAATAACAGGATTAAGTATACAAGAAATAGAAAATCTATAA
- a CDS encoding JAB domain-containing protein, whose translation MYNDFYNDNTKFSNALENTNADIVNEKQILASIISNGISLEKANSIVEKLYYNFYNLHNIVNASAEELSKVKGLNSKKINLIKSIPSILEYYLLSSLKIASPHLKKKDLINYLIIKLGKLKFETFSIICLDVNKRFISMEHIFRGTIDSATIYPRDLVEKSLSLGASYVIISHNHPSGVSKPSKEDIEITKVLYQAFLMVEIKMIDHIIVAGNSFYSFREDGMFDKYKHNAEV comes from the coding sequence ATGTATAATGATTTTTATAATGATAATACAAAATTTAGTAATGCCCTAGAAAATACTAATGCAGATATTGTCAATGAAAAGCAAATATTAGCTTCAATTATATCAAATGGGATATCTTTGGAAAAGGCAAATAGCATAGTAGAAAAACTTTATTATAATTTCTACAATCTGCATAATATAGTTAATGCTTCAGCAGAAGAACTGTCAAAGGTTAAAGGTCTTAATTCAAAAAAGATTAATTTGATAAAAAGTATTCCTTCTATTTTGGAATATTATTTACTTAGCAGTTTAAAAATAGCTTCTCCTCATTTAAAGAAAAAAGATTTAATTAATTATCTAATTATAAAATTAGGAAAATTGAAATTTGAAACTTTTTCTATTATTTGTTTAGATGTGAATAAAAGATTCATATCTATGGAGCATATATTCAGAGGAACAATAGATTCTGCTACTATATATCCTAGAGATTTGGTAGAAAAGTCATTATCACTAGGAGCTAGTTATGTTATAATATCGCATAATCACCCGTCGGGTGTATCCAAACCGTCAAAAGAGGATATTGAAATTACAAAGGTTTTATATCAGGCATTTCTAATGGTAGAAATAAAAATGATAGATCATATTATAGTTGCTGGTAATTCTTTTTATAGTTTTAGGGAAGATGGTATGTTTGACAAATACAAACATAATGCGGAGGTTTGA
- a CDS encoding helix-turn-helix domain-containing protein, whose product MLTTNLKKPFYNNILSDNKEENNNNNNKEIFREDDELISSVGNNIRAIRKSQTKTISEIAEMSGISAKYLQSVEVGKRNISITNLNKIAIALNVPIAILFSYDHIEKTKKLLYIANKLKNYSVLQLSNIDTIIKDLKNIID is encoded by the coding sequence ATGCTTACAACTAATTTAAAGAAACCTTTTTATAATAATATACTTAGTGATAATAAGGAAGAGAACAATAATAATAATAACAAAGAGATATTTAGGGAAGATGATGAGCTTATATCTTCTGTTGGAAATAATATAAGAGCTATAAGAAAATCACAGACTAAGACTATATCTGAAATAGCAGAAATGTCTGGAATATCGGCTAAATATCTTCAAAGTGTTGAGGTGGGCAAGAGAAATATATCAATAACAAATTTGAATAAAATAGCAATAGCTTTAAATGTACCTATAGCTATACTATTTAGTTATGATCATATAGAAAAAACTAAGAAACTTTTGTATATAGCAAATAAGCTTAAAAATTATTCAGTTTTGCAGTTATCTAATATAGATACTATAATAAAGGATTTGAAAAATATCATAGATTAA
- a CDS encoding ankyrin repeat domain-containing protein, producing MKNIIHIIIIFILMISIISCGSGNKKTEQTENIQTNQTETNKVYVNPITTNENHNTDIDINKTKYTNEYIQGTELDPIPTGYSKIDEILNQYKYKAPIYEISKLLAEEGLEGKITEMTNFGDKYIYKDSTPLFLAVQFGYNDLAKELIKEGADVNARASDMETEDGIDMLYYAVRNNNVEMSKILIDKGLDAGRDYGYEYSYYLTDAAINNNNLDMLKILVQSGDIDLKSSLIPDAIEENNIEMVKYLISIGQDVNAQIFADGDWINSPMKVAAQNGNIEIAKLLIDKGANLNSSDDYIYNAIDYGNYDIAKLLIDNDVFNLNTNTTREEAIELAKKKKYYEMEKLLSSEDSNNIDGYDELMNAVSKGDMKALEKLIKDDTDLNKQYDNITPLGLAAARNDKEMVKFLAEKGADINLEDGYGYTPLMKAIDYYNVGLAKNIIDLRPDLNAICSATGDTPLTYLVNANKYGGGADLCYYMIKNGADINKKNKEGNTPLMIAAASYSYGIVGVLANMGADYNIKNKEGQTAIDIASARNDKSALHHLTNPRDLESYLSY from the coding sequence ATGAAAAATATTATTCATATAATTATAATATTTATTTTAATGATTTCTATAATTTCATGCGGAAGCGGTAATAAAAAAACAGAACAAACAGAAAATATTCAAACTAATCAAACAGAAACTAATAAAGTATATGTTAATCCTATAACTACAAATGAAAATCATAACACAGATATTGATATTAATAAAACTAAATATACTAATGAATATATTCAAGGTACAGAGTTAGATCCTATACCTACAGGATATAGTAAAATAGATGAAATACTTAATCAATATAAATATAAAGCACCAATATATGAAATATCAAAATTATTAGCAGAGGAAGGACTAGAAGGAAAAATTACTGAAATGACAAATTTTGGTGATAAATACATATATAAAGATTCTACTCCTTTGTTTTTGGCAGTACAATTCGGATACAATGATTTGGCAAAAGAGCTTATAAAAGAAGGGGCTGATGTTAATGCCAGAGCAAGCGATATGGAAACAGAAGATGGTATTGATATGCTTTATTATGCTGTTAGAAATAATAATGTTGAAATGAGTAAAATTTTAATTGATAAAGGACTTGATGCAGGAAGAGATTATGGTTATGAATATTCTTATTATTTAACAGATGCAGCGATAAACAATAATAATCTTGATATGCTTAAAATACTTGTACAAAGCGGAGATATTGATTTAAAATCAAGCTTAATTCCTGATGCCATAGAAGAAAATAATATAGAAATGGTTAAATATTTAATATCTATAGGACAAGATGTAAATGCTCAAATATTTGCAGATGGAGATTGGATTAACTCTCCTATGAAAGTAGCAGCTCAAAATGGCAATATAGAAATAGCTAAGCTTTTAATTGATAAAGGAGCTAATTTAAACTCAAGTGATGATTATATATATAATGCAATAGATTATGGTAATTATGATATAGCTAAATTATTAATAGATAATGATGTTTTTAATCTTAATACTAATACAACTAGAGAAGAAGCTATAGAATTAGCAAAGAAGAAAAAATATTATGAAATGGAAAAATTATTATCAAGCGAAGATTCAAATAATATAGACGGATATGATGAATTAATGAATGCTGTATCTAAAGGCGATATGAAAGCATTAGAAAAACTTATAAAAGATGATACTGATTTGAATAAACAATATGATAATATTACACCTCTTGGCTTAGCTGCTGCTAGAAATGATAAAGAAATGGTTAAATTTTTAGCAGAGAAAGGTGCTGATATAAATTTAGAAGACGGATACGGATATACTCCTTTAATGAAAGCAATAGATTATTATAATGTGGGTTTAGCTAAAAATATTATTGATTTAAGGCCTGATTTAAATGCTATATGTTCAGCAACAGGAGATACTCCTTTAACATATTTGGTAAATGCCAACAAGTACGGCGGCGGAGCAGATCTTTGTTATTATATGATAAAAAATGGTGCTGATATAAATAAAAAGAACAAGGAAGGAAATACTCCATTAATGATTGCTGCGGCAAGTTATAGTTATGGTATTGTGGGAGTTCTTGCCAATATGGGGGCTGATTATAATATTAAAAACAAAGAAGGACAAACAGCCATTGATATTGCTTCAGCTAGAAATGATAAATCAGCACTTCATCATTTAACTAATCCAAGAGATTTAGAAAGTTATCTTAGTTACTAA